From Aspergillus fumigatus Af293 chromosome 3, whole genome shotgun sequence, a single genomic window includes:
- a CDS encoding putative MFS transporter produces MAPADDPTITPKGRSASPTLLGGDVPAELPGSKQSLTSATWDIGKGLGDDRDRLQPGDEHSVRRIPAHAAPVQSAADAREAVVAAGWRNGDLGHNIRSSGGNDLVHRLGSGEILPGVCGGAFLPGGDHVDLSHRIAWFYAGSSLANAFGGLIGAGVLGNLDGAHGIAGWRWLFIIEGSITVGISLFSAISLPNYPATTSWLDETEQAYAQWRLINDAGEADDTNAVRIKDALVMVFRDRRIYLFILLQHCSLLSQTFQYFFPTIVKTLGYGSIETLLITAPVWVATFLVSLLVTWTSGRTNDRSWHIVGLMSVSAVGCIICTATTNIGARFFAMFLMPMGAVSAYQIIIAWVANSFPRPLVKRSAAIATANMIGNTATIYGSYMWPSSSGPRYVPGGSATAVVAVLVALLASVIRMVHVRMNKRLEEQERDHEVDNPGFRYIL; encoded by the exons ATGGCACCAGCAGATGACCCGACGATTACTCCGAAAGGTCGATCTGCATCTCCTACCCTTCTTGGTGGTGATGTACCTGCTGAACTTCCTGGATCGAAA CAATCTCTCACAAGCGCGACTTGGGACATTGGAAAAGGACTTGGGGATGACAGGGACCGACTTCAACCTGGCGACGAGCATTCTGTTCGTCGGATACCTGCTCATGCAGCTCCCGTCCAATCTGCTGCTGACGCGCGTGAAGCCGTCGTGGCTGCTGGGTGGCGCAATGGCGATCTG GGGCATAATATCCGCAGCTCAGGCGGGAACGACCTCGTTCACCGGCTTGGTTCTGGCGAGATTCTTCCTGGGGTTTGTGGAGGCGCCTTTCTTCCCGGGGGCGATCATGTTGAT CTGAGCCATCGAATTGCCTGGTTTTACGCCGGCAGCTCCCTGGCGAACGCGTTTGGCGGCCTCATAGGCGCGGGTGTGCTGGGGAATCTGGACGGGGCACACGGGATCGCGGGCTGGCGATGGCTGTTCATCATCGAGGGCAGCATCACCGTCGGCATCTCGCTCTTCTCGGCCATCTCGCTGCCCAACTACCCGGCGACCACGTCCTGGCTGGACGAGACCGAACAGGCCTATGCTCAGTGGCGTCTCATCAACGATGCCGGCGAGGCCGATGATACAAACGCCGTCCGCATCAAAGACGCGCTGGTGATGGTGTTCCGGGACCGACGAATCTATCTCTTTATCCTGCTCCAGCATTGTTCTCTCCTGTCGCAGACGTTTCAATACTTCTTCCCGACGATCGTCAAGACACTGGGCTACGGGAGCATCGAGACCCTGCTGATCACGGCGCCTGTGTGGGTCGCCACGTTCCTTGTTTCGCTGCTGGTGACCTGGACTTCGGGCCGGACGAACGACCGCAGCTGGCACATCGTCGGGTTGATGAGCGTGAGTGCCGTGGGCTGTATCATCTGCACGGCCACGACCAACATCGGTGCCAGGTTTTTCGCCATGTTTCT GATGCCCATGGGCGCTGTGTCAGCCTACCAAATCATCATCGCCTGGGTAGCCAATTCCTTCCCCCGGCCGCTGGTCAAGCGCTCGGCGGCGATTGCGACGGCCAATATGATCGGGAACACGGCGACCATTTATGGCAGTTATATGTGGCCGTCGTCGTCTGGCCCAAGATATGTCCCCGGGGGCAGTGCGACGGCGGTGGTTGCGGTGCTGGTGGCATTGCTGGCGTCGGTGATTCGGATGGTGCATGTGCGGATGAAcaagaggctggaggagcaggagaggGACCATGAAGTGGACAATCCAGGCTTCCGATACATTCTGTAA